One Eubacteriales bacterium mix99 genomic window carries:
- a CDS encoding carbohydrate ABC transporter permease — MIKKTNIWYTLFDILVVILMILVLLVTLYPFVNSLAISLNDADDTVRGGITFFPRVPTTRNYELVFTNDKIYTAYLVTIARTVIGTLGGLLLTSLFAFGMAHRNLKGRQFYTVLCIIPMYFGGGLVPFYFLLRSMGLMNSFWVYIIPNLVNIWNMILMRSYFQGIPSDLEESARIDGANYITVFFRIILPISTPIVATIALFVGVFHWNSWYDAAMYVTKQELKPMQSVLMNIINEAKFAEQLAQAANQGGGVDLSNVAKGKKVNVRSITMATMIVTVVPIILVYPFLQRYFIKGIMVGSLKG; from the coding sequence GTGATCAAAAAGACCAATATATGGTACACATTATTTGATATTCTTGTCGTCATTCTTATGATCCTGGTCCTCCTGGTCACACTTTATCCGTTTGTCAATTCCCTGGCCATATCCCTGAACGATGCGGATGATACAGTGAGAGGAGGAATCACATTTTTCCCGAGAGTGCCGACCACACGAAACTATGAACTGGTGTTTACCAATGACAAAATCTATACGGCATATCTGGTGACCATAGCCAGAACGGTAATCGGAACCCTGGGCGGACTGCTCCTGACTTCCCTGTTTGCGTTTGGCATGGCCCATCGCAACCTGAAAGGAAGACAGTTCTATACCGTCCTGTGCATCATTCCGATGTACTTCGGCGGCGGTCTGGTCCCCTTTTATTTCCTGCTGCGCTCCATGGGGCTGATGAACTCCTTTTGGGTCTACATCATTCCAAACCTGGTAAATATATGGAATATGATATTGATGCGGTCCTATTTTCAGGGAATCCCTTCGGACCTGGAAGAGTCGGCCCGGATCGACGGCGCCAATTACATCACGGTATTTTTCAGGATTATCCTCCCCATTTCCACTCCGATTGTTGCAACCATAGCGCTTTTTGTGGGAGTCTTTCACTGGAATTCCTGGTATGATGCCGCCATGTATGTTACCAAACAGGAACTGAAGCCGATGCAGTCCGTTCTGATGAACATCATCAATGAAGCAAAGTTCGCCGAACAGCTGGCACAGGCAGCCAACCAGGGCGGCGGCGTGGATCTTTCCAATGTGGCAAAAGGAAAAAAGGTCAATGTGCGGTCCATTACCATGGCAACCATGATTGTTACCGTAGTGCCGATCATCCTGGTGTATCCATTCCTGCAGCGCTATTTTATCAAGGGAATCATGGTCGGATCGCTGAAGGGGTAA
- a CDS encoding NAD/NADP octopine/nopaline dehydrogenase family protein, with amino-acid sequence MKATVIGAGNSGLAMAAHLSRGGNSVTLWNRSGSTISRISSTHVIHCEGEIQGDIRIDTITDDIRLALKDPDIVLVTTPANSHRELAELIAGNIRKSTVIVLNPGRTLGALEFRRTYDRYNMEYPQTIAETQTIIYTCRKTAEDSVHIMAMKDSVLISALDARMNKDIIRYLPECIRPYFIPAESIIQTSIGNVGMILHCAPLLLNVGRMEGAASHYKYYHEGITPTIARFLERLDQERVRVSEALGYRVESAREWMMRTYHVSGGSLYECIQNNDAYKEIDAPTTLHHRYIFEDVSYGLVPLEAIGKKLGLDMKNTTLIVDLACRLLEEDYREKGYQLDYSAGEITWLKETAAHLVPDRSGKNESEISFS; translated from the coding sequence ATGAAGGCAACGGTGATCGGTGCCGGAAACTCAGGGCTTGCCATGGCAGCACATCTGAGCAGAGGCGGGAACAGTGTTACACTTTGGAACCGGTCCGGTTCCACCATTTCCAGGATCAGCAGCACGCATGTGATTCATTGTGAAGGAGAGATTCAGGGAGACATCCGGATTGATACGATTACGGATGATATCCGTCTGGCACTGAAAGATCCGGATATTGTACTGGTTACCACACCGGCCAATTCCCACAGGGAGCTGGCGGAGTTAATCGCCGGAAACATCCGCAAATCAACGGTAATCGTCCTGAATCCCGGACGAACCCTGGGGGCCCTGGAGTTTCGCAGAACCTATGACAGGTATAACATGGAGTATCCACAGACCATTGCCGAGACCCAGACGATTATCTACACCTGCCGGAAGACTGCGGAGGACTCCGTTCATATCATGGCCATGAAGGATTCGGTCCTGATTTCAGCACTGGATGCCCGGATGAACAAGGATATTATCCGTTATCTGCCCGAGTGCATCCGGCCATATTTCATTCCCGCCGAATCCATCATTCAGACATCCATTGGAAACGTGGGCATGATACTGCACTGTGCTCCGCTCCTTTTGAATGTGGGAAGGATGGAAGGCGCCGCAAGCCACTACAAGTATTACCATGAAGGCATTACCCCGACGATAGCGCGGTTTCTGGAACGGCTGGATCAGGAAAGGGTCCGCGTTTCGGAGGCTCTGGGATACCGGGTGGAGTCGGCAAGGGAATGGATGATGCGGACATATCATGTTTCCGGGGGCAGTCTGTATGAATGCATTCAGAATAACGATGCCTATAAGGAGATTGATGCTCCCACCACATTGCATCACAGATACATTTTTGAAGATGTCTCCTATGGTCTGGTTCCCCTGGAAGCCATCGGAAAGAAGCTGGGACTGGATATGAAGAATACCACGCTGATTGTGGATCTGGCCTGCCGATTGCTGGAGGAGGACTACAGGGAGAAAGGATATCAGTTGGATTATTCTGCAGGTGAGATTACCTGGCTGAAAGAGACAGCCGCCCATCTTGTTCCGGACAGGAGTGGTAAAAATGAGTCCGAAATATCGTTTTCATGA
- a CDS encoding extracellular solute-binding protein — protein sequence MKKSRLVCLTAIVLAAVLMFAACGKSGPDQKSPDGTGKAKTKDSTDAKTKDNTEEEDVTPYTYTHYYNYDWWNLKEWGKDEVSKYMQKKFNINIEFSKPDTDAQAKLNTMIASGDLPDSIFMDRNQDYLKMIELGLLQPLEPYMEKNPTLEQNLLESTREMLKVDGKLYIIPQWARSDHTGGNMAWMYVDSIYKKLGSPRLETFDDLYQYACRVRDEVPKTADGLSVTPVQFAEGGDGGVLLDAFYRSYGGVRNGWYTVLDGKYQLLFRDPLFKEAVLEINRWWRDGLISETQFTDSGDQVLEKMVAGRNGLLFYDQSKDDTNKFRKIYMQNHPGDSYEMVLPNLFPPAKGLSPNDIYGEWSNTVGGSGIVITTKAEKPQRIFDLRSFFFTPEAAQLLMYGPQGHLWDELDENGLPILKKAENELTADEVNALGVWFWMEPGFADSIDKLKYAMNEKMPPDKQSWIVSNQANLQTPIKWITDEFVGLTDDIKPTDPAGINRTLVEEYIGEQLPKAIMANSKEKAETMFDDILKFADDNGIAAVEEKAGAVYQANVDKIGTELKKGRYAK from the coding sequence ATGAAGAAAAGTCGATTGGTTTGTCTGACCGCCATTGTTCTGGCTGCCGTCCTGATGTTTGCCGCCTGCGGAAAGAGCGGGCCCGATCAAAAGTCCCCGGATGGTACCGGCAAGGCAAAAACAAAGGATTCCACGGATGCAAAAACGAAGGACAACACGGAGGAAGAGGACGTTACGCCCTACACCTATACCCATTATTACAACTATGACTGGTGGAATCTGAAGGAATGGGGCAAGGATGAAGTCTCAAAATACATGCAGAAAAAATTCAATATCAACATTGAGTTTTCCAAACCGGATACCGATGCGCAGGCAAAATTGAATACCATGATCGCTTCCGGGGATTTGCCGGATTCCATTTTCATGGACCGGAACCAGGATTATCTGAAGATGATCGAGCTGGGCCTGCTGCAGCCGCTGGAGCCCTATATGGAAAAAAATCCAACGCTGGAGCAGAATCTCCTGGAATCCACCCGTGAAATGCTGAAGGTGGACGGAAAGCTCTACATCATCCCGCAGTGGGCCAGGTCCGATCACACCGGAGGAAACATGGCATGGATGTATGTGGACAGCATCTATAAAAAACTGGGCAGCCCCAGGCTGGAGACCTTTGATGACCTCTACCAATACGCATGCAGGGTACGGGATGAAGTACCCAAGACGGCGGACGGCCTGAGCGTGACTCCGGTACAGTTCGCAGAAGGCGGAGACGGGGGTGTGCTGCTGGATGCCTTCTACCGATCCTATGGCGGTGTACGAAACGGCTGGTATACCGTGCTGGACGGCAAATATCAGCTGCTTTTCCGGGATCCCCTGTTTAAGGAGGCTGTCCTGGAAATCAACAGATGGTGGAGAGACGGCCTGATCTCCGAAACCCAGTTTACCGACAGCGGCGATCAGGTTCTGGAAAAAATGGTGGCCGGACGCAACGGACTGTTGTTCTATGATCAGTCCAAGGACGATACCAACAAATTTCGTAAAATCTACATGCAGAACCATCCGGGGGACTCCTACGAGATGGTCCTGCCCAATCTGTTCCCGCCGGCAAAGGGATTGTCTCCGAATGATATTTACGGGGAATGGAGCAATACCGTGGGAGGAAGCGGGATCGTCATTACCACAAAAGCAGAAAAGCCGCAGAGGATATTTGATCTTCGATCGTTTTTCTTCACACCGGAGGCCGCACAGCTGTTGATGTACGGGCCCCAGGGACACCTGTGGGATGAACTGGATGAAAACGGCCTTCCCATCCTGAAAAAGGCAGAAAACGAGCTGACGGCGGATGAGGTCAATGCATTGGGTGTATGGTTCTGGATGGAGCCGGGATTTGCCGACAGCATCGATAAACTGAAATATGCAATGAATGAAAAGATGCCTCCCGACAAACAAAGCTGGATTGTCAGCAACCAGGCCAATCTGCAGACACCCATCAAATGGATCACCGATGAATTTGTCGGACTGACCGACGATATCAAGCCCACCGATCCGGCAGGGATCAACAGAACCCTGGTGGAGGAATATATCGGCGAGCAGCTGCCGAAAGCCATAATGGCAAATTCCAAAGAGAAAGCGGAAACCATGTTTGACGATATCCTGAAGTTTGCCGATGACAACGGGATCGCCGCCGTGGAAGAAAAGGCGGGCGCTGTCTACCAGGCCAACGTGGATAAAATCGGAACAGAACTCAAAAAAGGCCGGTATGCCAAATAA
- a CDS encoding ABC transporter permease subunit, whose translation MANKQSVLQNPLTGKENRNRNTKEGESFFRDFFKQADLQILVIPSILLIVIFSYIPMYGVLMGFQNFQLGDFPGLSPWVGFQHFKTLFQDPNFPLVMRNTLVISLLKTVINFPAPILFAVLLNELVGKYFKKAVQTISYLPHFISWVVAATLMFDFFSVDNGAVNSALIGMGIIQKPIHFFGKAEYFWGMSVLTDLWKGLGWNSIIYFAAISSVDEQLYEAAEIDGAGRFTRMWHITIATILPTIVLLFVFNIGGLLNANFDQIMMLTNQMTNPLLRSHADVLDTYVYRVGLRESRYSFGAAAGLFKSAVNILLLLAANKIAGKISGTSVL comes from the coding sequence ATGGCAAACAAACAATCCGTCCTACAGAATCCATTGACTGGAAAGGAAAACAGAAACCGGAATACGAAAGAAGGAGAAAGCTTCTTCAGGGATTTTTTCAAACAGGCGGACCTTCAGATCCTGGTGATCCCTTCGATCCTTCTTATTGTGATTTTTTCCTATATTCCCATGTATGGCGTATTGATGGGATTTCAGAATTTTCAGCTTGGGGATTTCCCGGGCCTCAGTCCCTGGGTGGGGTTCCAGCATTTCAAGACCCTGTTCCAGGATCCGAACTTCCCCCTCGTGATGCGAAACACGCTGGTGATCAGCCTTTTGAAGACAGTGATCAATTTTCCCGCTCCCATTCTTTTTGCGGTCCTGCTGAACGAGTTGGTGGGGAAGTATTTTAAAAAAGCTGTACAGACCATCAGTTATCTGCCGCATTTTATTTCCTGGGTCGTTGCGGCCACTTTAATGTTCGACTTCTTTTCCGTGGACAACGGTGCCGTCAACTCCGCGCTGATTGGAATGGGCATCATCCAAAAGCCGATCCATTTCTTTGGAAAAGCGGAGTACTTCTGGGGAATGTCCGTACTTACGGATTTATGGAAAGGGCTTGGCTGGAATTCCATAATCTATTTCGCCGCCATTTCCTCAGTGGATGAGCAATTGTATGAAGCAGCAGAAATAGATGGTGCAGGAAGGTTTACCAGGATGTGGCACATTACCATTGCAACTATTTTACCGACCATTGTACTGCTCTTTGTCTTCAATATCGGCGGCCTGCTGAATGCAAACTTTGATCAGATCATGATGCTGACCAATCAGATGACGAATCCGCTCCTGCGTTCCCATGCGGATGTCCTGGACACTTATGTGTACCGGGTGGGATTACGGGAATCCCGGTATTCCTTCGGTGCCGCAGCCGGTTTGTTCAAATCTGCCGTGAACATTCTGCTCCTTTTGGCTGCCAATAAAATCGCAGGAAAAATATCGGGTACCAGTGTGCTGTAA
- a CDS encoding SDR family NAD(P)-dependent oxidoreductase, whose amino-acid sequence MRIAIVTGASSGLGREFVRQISEREKSDEIWIIARRENRLQKIAEECPLPVRSLPLDLTKDSAFDSLKALLEEEQPDVRLLINAAGFGKMGNYTEVSVQDSNDMLDLNCRALMNMTLTVLPYMQKGARILEICSSSAFQPLPALNVYSATKAFVLNYSRALRWELFGKGIHVTAVCPYWIRDTEFIGIAKDSRNPRAIRHFPLASHAASIAGIALRDSKWNLPVSTPGIVSFLQRLLSKFIPRELIIACWQGLRRI is encoded by the coding sequence ATGCGAATTGCCATCGTGACAGGTGCGTCCAGTGGTTTGGGGCGTGAATTTGTCCGACAGATAAGTGAAAGGGAAAAGTCAGACGAGATCTGGATCATTGCCAGAAGGGAGAACCGTCTGCAGAAGATTGCGGAGGAATGCCCTTTGCCGGTACGGTCTCTGCCGCTGGATCTGACAAAGGACAGTGCCTTTGACAGCCTGAAGGCGCTGCTGGAGGAGGAGCAGCCGGACGTCCGGCTGCTGATCAACGCCGCAGGATTTGGCAAAATGGGAAATTATACGGAGGTATCCGTTCAGGACAGCAACGATATGCTGGATCTGAACTGTCGTGCCCTGATGAACATGACGCTTACTGTTCTGCCCTACATGCAAAAAGGCGCCCGGATTCTGGAAATTTGTTCTTCCTCTGCCTTCCAGCCCCTTCCGGCTTTGAACGTTTATTCCGCCACAAAGGCATTTGTGCTGAACTACAGCCGTGCCCTGCGCTGGGAGCTGTTTGGAAAAGGGATCCACGTGACGGCTGTCTGTCCGTATTGGATCAGGGACACGGAGTTCATCGGCATTGCAAAGGACTCCCGCAATCCCCGGGCCATCCGCCATTTTCCCCTTGCATCCCATGCTGCCTCCATAGCGGGAATCGCACTGCGGGACAGCAAATGGAATCTTCCCGTATCCACACCGGGCATCGTCAGCTTTCTCCAGCGCCTGCTCTCGAAATTCATCCCCCGTGAGCTGATCATTGCCTGCTGGCAGGGCCTTCGCCGGATTTAA